The following proteins are encoded in a genomic region of Bacillus sp. FJAT-22090:
- a CDS encoding shikimate kinase: MTVGQELAKVTGLKLFHNHMTIDLLEPLFGFSPEMWRLTHLFRKEIFNAFSKSTNDGMIFTKVWYFDQKEDWEDIENMCQTVSTHGADIYFVELEANVEERLKRNKTPHRLEYKPTKRNIEQSEQHLIGTLESNRLNSKKGEIEKENYIRIDNTYLSAEEVAQIIKKEFKL; encoded by the coding sequence ATGACTGTCGGGCAAGAACTTGCAAAGGTAACAGGCTTAAAGTTATTCCATAACCACATGACTATTGATTTACTAGAGCCGTTATTCGGATTTAGTCCAGAAATGTGGAGATTAACACACCTATTTCGGAAGGAAATATTTAATGCATTTTCTAAAAGTACTAATGATGGAATGATTTTTACTAAGGTATGGTACTTCGATCAAAAAGAGGATTGGGAAGATATAGAAAATATGTGTCAAACAGTATCTACACATGGTGCAGATATTTATTTCGTTGAATTAGAAGCCAACGTAGAAGAGAGGTTAAAACGAAACAAAACACCACATAGACTTGAATATAAACCAACTAAAAGAAATATTGAACAATCGGAACAACATTTAATTGGTACCTTAGAAAGTAATAGATTGAATTCTAAGAAGGGTGAAATTGAAAAGGAGAATTATATAAGAATTGATAATACATACTTGAGTGCGGAAGAGGTCGCTCAAATAATTAAAAAAGAGTTTAAATTATAG
- a CDS encoding putative quinol monooxygenase, with amino-acid sequence MNKFSLFGKFLVQEGELNKMVDILLEAAESMKKLDECEIYLVNTSENEPNSVYVYEVWSNENAHKASLELEATQTLIKRAKPIITGVERISTLKTRGGKGIS; translated from the coding sequence ATGAATAAGTTTAGTTTGTTTGGCAAGTTTCTAGTACAAGAAGGTGAACTTAACAAAATGGTAGATATTTTGCTGGAAGCAGCAGAATCAATGAAGAAATTGGATGAGTGTGAGATATATCTTGTGAATACTTCTGAAAACGAACCAAATTCTGTTTATGTTTATGAAGTGTGGAGCAATGAAAATGCCCATAAAGCGTCTCTTGAACTGGAAGCTACACAAACATTAATAAAGCGTGCAAAACCAATCATTACTGGAGTTGAGAGAATCAGCACCCTAAAAACAAGGGGCGGGAAGGGTATTTCATAA
- a CDS encoding YjdJ family protein yields the protein MSFRIIVQLFVALMVFIISTLVAWYEGSQIRNVSWEWKYTTIFSEMLNGPVKQASDILTIDYFIFAAKFFPTFPLLMLLSGTYLLILIGYSLLKQNNKKFSYFLTCIGVLFLILGGLFSNSPTYGLKIFFYSFIFIGISSIGISLLRFSKNKTKKIN from the coding sequence ATGTCTTTTAGAATTATTGTTCAATTATTTGTAGCTCTAATGGTTTTTATAATATCTACTCTTGTTGCGTGGTATGAGGGAAGCCAAATAAGAAATGTTTCTTGGGAGTGGAAATATACTACTATTTTTTCTGAAATGCTAAACGGTCCAGTGAAACAAGCAAGTGATATTTTAACTATTGATTATTTCATATTTGCCGCTAAATTTTTCCCTACTTTCCCATTGCTTATGTTACTTAGTGGAACTTACCTTTTAATTCTTATAGGTTATTCTTTACTCAAACAGAACAATAAGAAGTTTTCGTATTTCCTAACATGTATTGGGGTTTTGTTCTTGATATTAGGTGGTTTATTTTCAAATTCTCCAACATACGGCTTAAAAATATTTTTCTACAGTTTTATATTTATTGGGATATCATCAATTGGGATATCGTTATTAAGATTTTCTAAGAATAAGACTAAAAAAATTAATTAA